From a single Maritimibacter sp. DP1N21-5 genomic region:
- a CDS encoding NnrU family protein yields the protein MMGWAEYTLALAAFVGSHFVPRIGGLRDRLIARFGRRTYFSVYGLLSIALLVWVIVAAGRAPFVELWPQLPWMRWVPNLAMPVATVLVAAGFGIAQPYTLGGKRDAHIDPAAPGLAAITRHPLFLALALWATAHLVVNGDLAHVILFGIFALLAIAAIPAFDARARRMLGPSAAPYFFAATSILSLEPLTRAAWRRENGGRLLRRTAIGLGVWALVLLSHGAVIGVSPLP from the coding sequence GTGATGGGCTGGGCGGAATACACGCTCGCGCTCGCCGCCTTCGTGGGGAGCCATTTCGTGCCGCGTATCGGCGGGCTGCGCGACCGGCTGATCGCCCGGTTCGGACGACGGACCTACTTCTCGGTCTATGGGCTATTGTCGATTGCGCTCCTCGTCTGGGTGATCGTGGCCGCAGGTCGGGCACCTTTCGTCGAGCTCTGGCCGCAGCTCCCCTGGATGCGCTGGGTGCCGAACCTCGCGATGCCGGTTGCCACCGTTTTGGTCGCCGCCGGTTTCGGTATCGCACAGCCCTACACCCTGGGGGGCAAACGCGACGCGCACATCGACCCTGCCGCTCCTGGGCTGGCCGCGATCACGCGCCATCCGCTCTTCCTCGCGCTGGCGCTCTGGGCCACCGCGCATCTCGTCGTGAACGGTGATCTGGCGCATGTGATCCTGTTCGGCATCTTCGCGCTGTTGGCCATCGCCGCGATCCCTGCCTTCGACGCCCGCGCGCGACGGATGCTCGGCCCAAGCGCAGCGCCGTATTTCTTCGCGGCCACGTCGATTCTGTCACTTGAGCCGCTGACCCGCGCCGCATGGCGACGCGAAAATGGCGGCCGCCTCCTTCGGCGGACCGCCATCGGTCTTGGGGTGTGGGCCTTGGTCCTTCTGAGCCACGGTGCGGTGATCGGTGTCTCGCCCCTGCCCTGA
- a CDS encoding SUMF1/EgtB/PvdO family nonheme iron enzyme yields MTPITTLPALLLAGLFGFFAGDEPQAAGPETVPIPAGEIAFRPFGSFSFQGKTHSPAPVPTRVEGFEIMKHQVTRAEFSACVAARACSAEVLRDGNQPQTHVNFHEAEAYARWLSEVTGETWRLPTEPEWQRAAAERYGDATPEEGDYLDPGERMLAQYERGILLRGSASKALRPAGGFGENSMGVADMSGNVWEWTTGCMDNGTLDGAGRVVTSTPYCTVRIAGGRHRAAIIDFVRDPQVGGCAVGLPPDYLGFRLVRED; encoded by the coding sequence ATGACACCGATCACCACACTGCCCGCTCTTCTGCTTGCCGGACTGTTCGGGTTCTTCGCGGGCGACGAACCGCAAGCGGCGGGGCCCGAGACCGTGCCTATTCCCGCGGGCGAGATCGCCTTTCGCCCATTCGGCAGCTTCAGCTTTCAAGGCAAGACGCACAGTCCCGCGCCCGTTCCGACGCGGGTTGAGGGCTTCGAGATCATGAAGCATCAGGTGACGCGCGCCGAGTTTTCGGCTTGCGTTGCGGCTCGGGCCTGTTCAGCCGAGGTGCTCCGCGACGGCAACCAGCCTCAGACCCACGTCAATTTTCACGAGGCGGAGGCCTATGCCCGCTGGCTCTCCGAGGTGACGGGTGAGACATGGCGCCTGCCAACGGAACCCGAATGGCAACGCGCCGCTGCCGAGCGCTATGGCGACGCGACGCCCGAGGAGGGGGACTACCTCGATCCCGGCGAAAGGATGCTGGCGCAATACGAACGCGGCATCCTGCTGCGTGGCTCGGCGAGCAAGGCGTTGCGTCCTGCGGGCGGTTTCGGCGAGAACTCCATGGGTGTCGCCGACATGTCGGGCAACGTCTGGGAATGGACGACGGGATGCATGGACAACGGCACGCTGGACGGCGCGGGGCGGGTGGTGACGAGCACTCCCTATTGCACCGTGCGGATCGCGGGCGGCCGCCACCGCGCCGCGATCATCGACTTCGTGCGCGACCCCCAGGTGGGGGGATGCGCGGTGGGCTTGCCGCCCGATTACCTTGGCTTCCGGCTGGTGCGCGAGGACTGA
- the nirK gene encoding copper-containing nitrite reductase: MLTRRAALFGAAGIAAAPLIATAAKAEEAMTPVAAPADLSKLKRIKRELVAPPFVHEHEQIAPAEPRIVEFEMPIIEREIQVADDAWLQGMTFNGSIPGPLMVVHQDDYVELTLVNPAENMMQHNIDFHAATGALGGGALTLVSPGEMTVLRFKATRPGTFVYHCAPGGPMIPWHVVSGMVGAIMVLPRHGLSDYKGNPVTYDKVFYIGENDFYIPKDENGNYKRFADVAESYPETEELMNGLVPSHVVFNGAVGALTGENAMTASVGDRVLIVHSQGNRDTRPHLIGGHGDLVWEAGKFNNVPDRDLETWFIRGGSAGAALYEFLQPGIYAYVNHNLIEAVNLGATAHFKVEGQWNNDLMEQVMAPSEIVG; this comes from the coding sequence ATGCTGACCCGTAGAGCCGCCCTGTTCGGAGCCGCCGGTATCGCCGCTGCCCCGTTGATCGCCACCGCCGCCAAGGCCGAAGAAGCCATGACCCCTGTGGCGGCTCCCGCAGACCTGTCCAAGCTCAAGCGCATCAAGCGCGAGCTGGTCGCCCCGCCCTTCGTGCACGAGCACGAACAGATCGCCCCTGCCGAACCGCGCATCGTCGAGTTCGAAATGCCGATCATCGAGAGAGAAATCCAGGTCGCCGACGACGCCTGGCTGCAAGGCATGACCTTCAACGGCTCGATCCCCGGCCCGCTCATGGTGGTGCACCAGGACGACTACGTCGAGCTGACGCTGGTCAACCCGGCCGAGAACATGATGCAGCACAATATCGACTTCCACGCCGCGACCGGCGCCCTGGGTGGTGGTGCGCTGACGCTGGTCAGCCCCGGTGAAATGACGGTGCTCCGGTTCAAGGCGACGCGGCCGGGAACCTTCGTCTACCACTGCGCTCCCGGGGGCCCGATGATCCCGTGGCACGTGGTGTCCGGGATGGTCGGTGCCATCATGGTGCTGCCGCGCCACGGCCTGTCCGATTACAAGGGGAACCCGGTGACCTATGACAAGGTCTTCTACATCGGCGAGAATGACTTCTACATTCCGAAGGACGAAAACGGGAACTACAAGCGCTTTGCCGATGTGGCCGAAAGCTATCCGGAGACCGAAGAGCTCATGAACGGTCTGGTGCCGAGCCATGTGGTCTTCAACGGTGCGGTCGGTGCATTGACCGGCGAGAACGCCATGACGGCCAGCGTCGGGGACCGCGTGCTGATCGTCCACAGTCAGGGCAACCGCGACACGCGTCCGCACCTCATCGGCGGACATGGCGATCTCGTCTGGGAAGCGGGCAAGTTCAACAACGTGCCGGACCGCGATCTGGAGACCTGGTTCATCCGGGGCGGGTCGGCGGGCGCTGCGCTCTATGAATTCCTGCAGCCGGGTATCTACGCCTATGTGAACCACAACCTGATCGAGGCGGTGAACCTCGGCGCCACGGCCCACTTCAAGGTCGAGGGCCAGTGGAACAACGACCTCATGGAACAGGTCATGGCGCCGTCCGAGATCGTCGGCTGA
- a CDS encoding nitric oxide reductase activation protein NorD, producing MKMLDLLEPEEAVGTLWHGMVTRRGIEASQADSAVTLEEVRASVATLYRALGGGQGVEICPAPATPAAHRITGTRRIAAPRLREHVADFDGDRLALPPVMTVFPETHLNRAAYLWLAALAAFVEIPPRHADPLAADRAEIGANALAADRAYAACPGLRRAYADMCTALRVARFRPGLPKCEAGIEAVIAGQLAGADELDECLDCPAPRGYRPFAPVAIWLRLTHPAPGKPANDDASPGAPAPEIKGRKAGARENRDQADRRDSFIVHRFEAILSWAESLNLNRMVEDDDDENAQKAADDQDQITLSQNAKRAATRLRLSLDLSPQDADHERLAGKFTYPEWNRRTTAYMPAHTRVLEAPALPAEGYRPDPRLVARVKRQFAPLNPRRVILPRQLDGDDLDLDAVVASRADIVAGREGSDRIWQSSRPMARDLSVAILMDCSRSTEAHLGDRSVIDVAREALAALAAGIDTAGDRLGIWGFSSLRRDRVFLSKAKAFDEPMTTEVTARIGGFRPGHYTRLGAAIRHASAQLAEEGATRRLLLVLTDGKPNDLDHYEGQHGIEDSRMAVREARALGQSVHGVIIDADGQDWFQRIFGRAGFTLLPHADRLPRALPDIYQTLTQET from the coding sequence ATGAAGATGCTCGACCTTCTGGAACCGGAAGAGGCCGTCGGCACGCTCTGGCACGGCATGGTGACGCGGAGGGGCATCGAGGCGAGCCAAGCCGACAGTGCCGTGACGCTGGAGGAAGTCCGCGCGAGCGTCGCCACGCTCTACCGCGCCCTTGGCGGGGGTCAAGGGGTGGAGATCTGCCCGGCCCCCGCCACACCTGCTGCCCACCGCATCACCGGCACACGCCGGATCGCCGCGCCGCGCCTTCGCGAACATGTCGCGGACTTCGACGGCGACCGCCTCGCGCTGCCACCGGTGATGACCGTCTTTCCTGAAACCCACCTCAACCGCGCGGCCTATCTCTGGCTTGCGGCGCTGGCGGCCTTTGTCGAAATCCCGCCCCGACATGCCGACCCGCTGGCCGCCGACCGCGCCGAGATCGGCGCCAACGCTCTGGCCGCCGACCGGGCCTATGCCGCCTGTCCGGGCCTGCGCCGCGCCTATGCGGACATGTGCACGGCGCTGCGGGTCGCGCGTTTCCGGCCGGGCCTGCCCAAATGCGAGGCCGGGATCGAAGCGGTGATCGCCGGGCAACTGGCCGGCGCCGACGAGCTGGACGAATGCCTCGATTGCCCGGCCCCGCGCGGCTACCGGCCCTTCGCCCCTGTCGCGATCTGGCTCAGGCTCACCCACCCTGCGCCGGGTAAACCCGCGAACGACGACGCAAGCCCCGGCGCGCCCGCGCCCGAGATCAAGGGCCGCAAAGCCGGTGCCCGGGAAAACCGCGACCAAGCCGACCGCCGAGACAGTTTCATCGTCCATCGCTTCGAGGCAATCCTGTCTTGGGCGGAAAGCCTGAACCTCAACCGCATGGTCGAGGATGACGACGACGAAAACGCCCAGAAGGCCGCCGACGATCAGGACCAGATCACGCTCTCGCAAAACGCGAAACGCGCTGCCACGCGGCTGCGCCTGTCGCTCGACCTTTCCCCGCAGGATGCCGACCATGAACGGCTGGCGGGCAAGTTCACCTATCCCGAATGGAACCGGCGCACGACTGCCTACATGCCCGCCCATACCCGCGTGCTCGAGGCTCCGGCCCTGCCCGCCGAAGGCTATCGCCCGGACCCGCGCCTCGTCGCGCGCGTCAAGCGACAGTTCGCACCGCTCAATCCGCGCCGGGTGATCCTGCCGCGTCAACTGGACGGCGACGACCTCGACCTCGACGCCGTGGTCGCCAGCCGCGCCGACATCGTCGCGGGGCGCGAAGGCAGCGACCGGATCTGGCAATCGTCGCGCCCGATGGCGCGGGATCTGTCGGTGGCGATCCTGATGGACTGTTCGCGTTCGACCGAGGCGCATTTGGGCGACCGCTCGGTGATCGACGTCGCGCGTGAGGCGCTGGCCGCGCTGGCCGCCGGGATCGACACCGCGGGCGATCGGCTGGGCATCTGGGGGTTTTCGTCCCTGCGCCGTGACCGGGTGTTTCTGTCCAAGGCCAAGGCCTTCGACGAACCGATGACCACCGAGGTGACCGCCCGGATCGGCGGCTTCCGCCCCGGTCACTACACGCGTCTGGGTGCCGCGATCCGCCACGCAAGCGCGCAGCTCGCCGAGGAGGGCGCGACTCGCAGGCTCCTTCTCGTTCTGACCGACGGCAAGCCCAACGACCTCGATCACTACGAAGGACAGCATGGGATCGAGGACAGTCGCATGGCCGTGCGCGAAGCCCGGGCCCTTGGCCAATCCGTCCACGGCGTCATCATCGACGCCGACGGGCAGGACTGGTTCCAACGCATTTTCGGACGGGCCGGGTTCACGCTTCTTCCCCATGCCGACCGGTTGCCACGGGCCCTGCCCGACATCTATCAAACCCTGACACAGGAGACCTGA
- a CDS encoding NnrT protein, producing MTGRGFLKLTAALYPFGAGAMAVNLFFASLIGSWLGWSVLTPYSSVIGGLILGLPVTWAFGRHIRALIARAEA from the coding sequence ATGACGGGGCGCGGGTTCCTTAAACTGACCGCCGCGCTCTATCCCTTCGGGGCAGGCGCGATGGCGGTCAACCTGTTCTTCGCCTCGCTCATCGGTAGCTGGCTGGGCTGGAGCGTGCTCACCCCCTACTCCTCCGTGATCGGCGGCCTGATCCTTGGCCTTCCCGTTACATGGGCCTTCGGGCGCCATATCCGGGCGCTGATCGCAAGGGCCGAGGCGTGA
- a CDS encoding FAD:protein FMN transferase has product MAGAWTRRRFLAVSAAAIAASRVTAATPVAMWRGPALGTLAEVRLVGVDDPDPVFARVEAELARIDRLFSLYRSDSALVRLNRDGWLEAPDPAILELLSLSRAMHHATEGAFDPTVQPLFALHASCAAEGRVPAVEEIEAARALVSFDQVTFDMTTVRLARPGVALTLNGIAQGYATDQLAALLRDEGLRDVMVDAGEVAGIGNGPEGKGWRVRLPGSDIRLRGQAVATSSATGTLVDPALGTGHIFDPLDRRRPSTATISVIHDSAAIADALSTAAIVMPGHQLRSFEALGAKVIRFG; this is encoded by the coding sequence ATGGCCGGGGCGTGGACGCGGCGCCGGTTCCTCGCGGTCTCTGCTGCGGCGATCGCGGCGAGCCGGGTCACGGCCGCCACCCCAGTCGCGATGTGGCGGGGGCCTGCACTTGGAACGCTGGCGGAAGTCCGGCTCGTCGGGGTCGATGACCCGGATCCGGTCTTCGCCCGGGTCGAGGCGGAACTTGCCCGGATCGACCGGCTGTTTTCACTCTATCGCAGCGACAGCGCGCTCGTGCGGCTTAACCGTGACGGCTGGCTCGAGGCACCCGATCCCGCGATCCTGGAGCTCCTTTCGCTGTCGCGCGCGATGCATCATGCGACGGAAGGGGCCTTTGATCCGACCGTCCAGCCGCTCTTCGCCCTCCATGCGTCCTGCGCTGCCGAGGGGCGAGTGCCCGCGGTCGAGGAGATCGAAGCCGCGCGTGCGCTGGTGAGCTTCGACCAGGTGACGTTCGACATGACCACGGTGCGCCTTGCGAGACCCGGCGTTGCCCTGACCTTGAACGGTATCGCACAGGGCTACGCCACCGATCAGCTCGCAGCACTTCTGCGGGACGAGGGGCTGCGCGACGTGATGGTCGACGCGGGCGAGGTGGCCGGGATCGGCAACGGGCCCGAGGGCAAGGGCTGGCGGGTGCGCCTGCCGGGGTCCGATATCCGCCTCCGCGGTCAGGCGGTCGCAACGTCGAGCGCCACCGGGACGCTGGTCGATCCGGCGCTGGGGACGGGGCACATCTTCGATCCCCTGGACCGGCGCCGCCCGAGCACTGCGACCATCTCGGTCATACACGACAGCGCCGCCATCGCGGACGCGCTGTCGACGGCTGCGATCGTGATGCCGGGCCACCAGCTGCGGTCCTTCGAAGCCTTGGGGGCAAAGGTCATCCGTTTCGGGTAG